GCCATTCGCCGAATTCGTCGGGGTAAACCTGCTTCGCGACAGCTTCGGTGGAAAACATATCGACGATGGGGCCCATATACTGACCGCCACTTCGGATGACATTGCCGTTCTGGACGGCGCGGAGTCGTTGGCCGTTCTCGTTGTTCTCGAAGGGCTCAATGACGGTATTCACGAACTCCTCGTGGGTCGCTGATGTGAGTGCGCCGACAGCGCCGATATAGTCAGGGTCAGCGCGGGCCAGTTCTTCGTAGCCAACAGGTCCGTCTGGGTACTGTCCCTCGAAGGCGTCCTGCATACCGAGGCGATAGTAGGACTTAGTATTGTTGCCGAGGCGGTGGAGGGGCGCGATTCGGAACCGGCCGGAGTCAGGACTAACACCGCGCCAAATAGCGGCGACCGTGGGACGTTCGTCCTCCGGCGGGAGCGCGTCCTCAATGGTACCCATGAGGTCGTTGTGGAGCGACTGCCAGCCTTGGAACCGCCGTTGGCGCTGGAAAATGTCCGCCACCTTCTCGAAGGCCTCGTACATCGTGTACGGATTCGGTTCGTTCTGAACAGCGGATTGGGGGGCAAAGCGAAGCGTCGTCCCAAGAAAGGGGCCAGTCTGGGACTCGACATCTACGAAGTCGGAGTCGTCCCAGTTGACGTAACGGCTGATGTTGTTTCGGGAGATGAGCCAGACATCTGCATCAGCGGCATAGAAGTTCTCCTTATCGTAGCCGGACTCGGCATCGCTGGCGATCTTGACGGGCTGTCTCTCGTCGAATCCAAGATCAAGGAGGTCGTAGAATTTCAACGGGGCGCGCTCGAGACCAGTGGTCGCCGTCGGGTGGATCCCAAGCGCCATGCCCATGTCGATGAAGGGACTGGTACCGACGCCATACGTCTCGGGCACCTCTTCAAATGTGTAGGGGTCGTTAGGTTCCATTCGGACCGTATACGGTGTCGGGTCCGACGCTGCTGTTTCGGAAGCTGCCGTCTCACTGGCGATATTACTGTCTGTCTCTGTACTCCGTGACTGATCCGTGCTGTCCGTTCCGTCGGTAGAACTTCCAACACAGCCGGAGAAGCCGGCAGCAATGAGACTAGCACTACTCACAAGCAACTGACGTCGACGTACCATATTGATTAGGGTGGCCTAAAACAACTTATTGATTCCCGCTGTCCGATTTAATC
This DNA window, taken from Haloarcula taiwanensis, encodes the following:
- a CDS encoding ferrichrome ABC transporter substrate-binding protein, which produces MVRRRQLLVSSASLIAAGFSGCVGSSTDGTDSTDQSRSTETDSNIASETAASETAASDPTPYTVRMEPNDPYTFEEVPETYGVGTSPFIDMGMALGIHPTATTGLERAPLKFYDLLDLGFDERQPVKIASDAESGYDKENFYAADADVWLISRNNISRYVNWDDSDFVDVESQTGPFLGTTLRFAPQSAVQNEPNPYTMYEAFEKVADIFQRQRRFQGWQSLHNDLMGTIEDALPPEDERPTVAAIWRGVSPDSGRFRIAPLHRLGNNTKSYYRLGMQDAFEGQYPDGPVGYEELARADPDYIGAVGALTSATHEEFVNTVIEPFENNENGQRLRAVQNGNVIRSGGQYMGPIVDMFSTEAVAKQVYPDEFGEWPGAVGAIPESEQLFDRQRLIDIVNGDL